Proteins encoded within one genomic window of Polynucleobacter duraquae:
- a CDS encoding peptidase U32 family protein, which translates to MTKIPELLAPAGSLSMLRTAFDFGADAIYAGQPRYSLRVRNNDFGKMETLKEGIDTAHALGKKFYLVSNLLPHGGKTRTYIKDMDPVVALKPDAMIMSDPGLIMMAREAWPDMPIHLSVQANTVNGASAKFWRSVGISRVILSRELSFDEIEEVRQDCPEMELEVFVHGALCIAYSGRCLLSGYMSHRDSNQGACTNACRWDYKVKPGQQNTSGDVVLLQEARRPDDLMPMEEDEHGTYIMNSKDLRAIEHIERLTKMGVDSFKIEGRTKSPYYVSRTCQSYRTAIDDAVAGRPMNMSLIGNLEGLANRGYTDGFYERHHDKEYQLYMRGHSLSGRSLYVGETLEIDEASGRVKVDVKNRFSIGDKLEIIEPEGNQDMVLDAMWNLKDEPIDVAPGSGHFVWIKLPLKSKHAFIARYTQEPAPVEASSCSNC; encoded by the coding sequence ATGACCAAGATCCCAGAACTCCTCGCCCCCGCCGGCAGCCTCTCCATGCTGCGTACTGCCTTTGACTTTGGTGCCGACGCCATTTATGCCGGACAGCCGCGCTATTCTCTTCGAGTACGTAATAACGACTTCGGAAAAATGGAAACACTCAAAGAAGGTATTGATACCGCACACGCTTTAGGTAAAAAGTTTTATCTGGTATCCAATCTCCTCCCTCATGGCGGCAAGACTCGAACTTACATTAAAGATATGGATCCTGTAGTTGCATTAAAACCTGATGCGATGATCATGTCTGATCCAGGTCTCATCATGATGGCCAGAGAAGCTTGGCCAGATATGCCGATTCATTTATCCGTTCAAGCCAATACGGTCAATGGTGCCTCTGCAAAATTCTGGCGCTCTGTTGGTATTAGCCGGGTGATATTGTCACGTGAGCTTTCTTTCGATGAGATTGAGGAAGTTCGTCAAGACTGCCCAGAAATGGAATTAGAGGTATTTGTGCATGGCGCCCTGTGTATTGCTTATTCTGGTCGCTGCCTACTATCTGGTTACATGTCCCATCGTGACTCTAATCAAGGTGCTTGCACCAATGCCTGTCGCTGGGATTACAAAGTAAAGCCGGGACAACAAAATACCAGCGGAGATGTGGTTCTCCTGCAAGAAGCACGTCGTCCAGATGATTTAATGCCCATGGAAGAAGATGAGCATGGCACCTACATCATGAACTCCAAAGATTTGCGTGCGATTGAGCATATTGAGCGCTTAACAAAGATGGGTGTCGACTCATTCAAGATTGAAGGTCGCACCAAGTCGCCCTATTACGTTTCTCGCACCTGCCAATCCTACCGCACTGCAATTGATGATGCAGTAGCTGGCCGTCCAATGAATATGTCTCTGATTGGCAATCTTGAAGGTCTTGCCAATCGTGGCTATACCGATGGTTTTTATGAGCGTCACCACGATAAAGAGTATCAGCTCTATATGCGTGGTCACTCCCTCTCTGGTAGAAGTCTATATGTTGGCGAAACTTTAGAGATTGATGAGGCCTCGGGTCGCGTCAAAGTAGATGTAAAAAATCGTTTCTCGATTGGTGATAAGTTAGAAATCATTGAGCCCGAGGGTAATCAAGATATGGTGCTCGATGCCATGTGGAATCTCAAAGATGAGCCCATTGATGTTGCCCCTGGCTCGGGTCACTTCGTGTGGATTAAATTGCCACTCAAGAGTAAGCATGCATTTATTGCGCGCTACACCCAAGAACCGGCGCCTGTTGAAGCTAGCTCTTGCAGCAACTGCTAA
- a CDS encoding thiamine phosphate synthase: MSLVRDLADQIVAAHVKDDVCLPIPAYSASSPPPKIDNEHAADHYELAGALASIEMGFIECDAKVLGKAWSRMAHQDGGFNPSKWPSRPEHFDLLPWTRNMNPNAFAECPQRLGLYAVMPDADWVKRSIEAEVPTVQLRLKSDDRRLIRKQIAQSVEAVKGSKTLLFINDYWQEAIEANAYGVHLGQEDLEVADLEAIRTAGLRLGLSTHGYAEMVHADRFCPSYIAMGAVFATNLKKMATAPQGLGRLYKYAQLMSHYPLVAIGGIDENSIHAVAQSGVGSVAVVRAISGSSDPKAAVKRLQELMKT; this comes from the coding sequence ATGAGCTTAGTACGCGATCTTGCGGATCAAATTGTTGCAGCTCATGTAAAGGATGATGTGTGCTTACCGATCCCAGCATATAGCGCGTCATCGCCACCACCAAAAATTGATAATGAGCACGCTGCAGATCACTATGAGCTGGCAGGCGCACTTGCATCGATTGAGATGGGCTTTATTGAATGTGATGCCAAAGTATTAGGTAAAGCTTGGTCACGCATGGCTCACCAAGATGGTGGATTTAATCCATCTAAATGGCCCTCTAGGCCCGAGCATTTTGATTTGCTCCCCTGGACACGTAATATGAATCCCAACGCCTTTGCGGAGTGCCCTCAGCGCTTGGGTTTATATGCCGTTATGCCAGATGCAGATTGGGTAAAGCGCTCAATTGAGGCTGAAGTACCAACGGTGCAACTGCGCCTTAAATCAGATGATCGCAGATTGATCCGTAAGCAGATTGCACAATCTGTTGAAGCAGTCAAAGGGAGCAAGACTTTGCTCTTTATTAATGATTACTGGCAAGAGGCGATTGAAGCTAATGCCTATGGTGTTCATCTAGGTCAAGAAGATTTAGAAGTGGCAGATTTAGAGGCGATTCGAACTGCAGGCCTTCGCTTAGGCCTGAGTACCCACGGCTATGCTGAGATGGTTCATGCAGATCGCTTCTGCCCGAGTTATATCGCGATGGGTGCAGTCTTTGCAACCAATCTGAAAAAAATGGCTACCGCTCCGCAAGGCTTGGGACGTTTATATAAATATGCTCAATTGATGAGTCACTATCCCTTAGTGGCTATTGGCGGCATTGATGAAAATAGTATTCATGCAGTGGCGCAAAGTGGTGTTGGTTCAGTTGCGGTTGTCAGAGCAATTAGTGGATCTAGCGATCCCAAGGCGGCAGTCAAGAGACTCCAAGAGCTAATGAAAACTTAA
- a CDS encoding FAD-dependent oxidoreductase: MSHAFSNGKYAIVGAGLMGRLLAVALAKRGAQVELFEKGGSDANLAAARIAAAMLAPLAESAITEDNVVRMGVHSLPRWKQLIDELAKPVYFQQNGTLILWHRQDTSDAERFASHLARNCDHNLALSKPIHLDSQSLAEIEPSVAERFTQGLYLPNEGQLDNRQLLEALLVELTLMKVPCHWNQTADPEQLRTQKNGYDWVIDCRGLGAKASWEHASSDKDLRGVRGEVIRLYAPEVKLRRPTRLIHPRYPIYIAPKEDDVYVVGATEIESEDLSPMSVRSALELLSAVYTVHSGFAEARILEMATQCRPTLKDNLPEISVDRKPNQAGLMMINGLYRHGFMISPAILDCALEILDAGASSTAIDLGLQVTASSNEELSTCA, translated from the coding sequence GTGAGTCACGCATTCTCAAACGGCAAATATGCCATCGTTGGCGCCGGCCTTATGGGTCGGCTGCTTGCGGTCGCACTTGCTAAGCGCGGCGCTCAGGTAGAGCTGTTTGAGAAAGGCGGTTCAGACGCTAACTTAGCGGCAGCTCGGATTGCTGCTGCCATGTTGGCTCCACTGGCAGAATCAGCCATCACCGAAGATAACGTTGTACGTATGGGTGTTCATAGCTTGCCGCGCTGGAAGCAACTTATTGATGAATTAGCAAAACCAGTATATTTTCAGCAAAATGGCACGCTCATCTTGTGGCATCGTCAAGATACTAGTGATGCAGAGCGCTTTGCCTCTCATCTGGCAAGAAATTGCGATCACAATCTAGCGCTTTCTAAACCGATTCATTTAGATAGCCAGTCTTTAGCAGAAATTGAGCCTAGTGTTGCTGAACGCTTTACTCAAGGCCTCTATCTTCCCAATGAAGGCCAGCTCGATAACCGCCAATTACTAGAGGCTTTGTTAGTTGAGCTGACTTTAATGAAGGTGCCTTGTCATTGGAATCAAACTGCCGATCCCGAACAACTGCGTACTCAAAAGAATGGTTATGATTGGGTCATTGATTGTCGTGGCCTGGGTGCTAAAGCTTCTTGGGAGCATGCTAGTTCTGATAAAGATTTACGAGGAGTGCGTGGTGAAGTCATTCGCCTCTATGCCCCCGAAGTGAAGTTGCGTCGCCCTACTCGCCTAATCCATCCACGCTATCCAATTTATATCGCACCTAAAGAGGATGATGTTTACGTTGTTGGCGCAACAGAAATTGAATCCGAAGATCTCTCTCCGATGAGTGTGCGCTCCGCCCTAGAATTACTCAGTGCGGTTTATACCGTCCATAGCGGCTTTGCTGAAGCACGTATTTTGGAAATGGCAACGCAATGTCGCCCTACGCTCAAAGATAATCTGCCGGAGATATCGGTTGATCGAAAACCAAATCAAGCTGGCTTGATGATGATCAATGGACTTTATCGACATGGCTTCATGATTTCACCAGCGATTTTGGATTGTGCGTTAGAAATATTAGATGCTGGCGCCAGCAGCACAGCGATTGACTTAGGTCTTCAGGTGACAGCCTCTTCGAATGAGGAGCTGAGTACATGCGCATAA
- a CDS encoding NUDIX hydrolase has translation MQKLNNKYSTKLTPSTIAALEELLQNTARPAPPDYLPIHFLGGSTAGQIIGQLCPDFTGYLQDSLAKNPIPHIEIGYDRLTIHSTRPVTLSESLSKMADRMRQGGLIPGWRNEDFAWIDQNGHEYFRLERSAFRAFGFRSMATHINGYTKSGNLWLGRRSETKSTDPGRLDNLAAGGIGADETPWINARRELWEEAGVPAQISDQIEPVGRIHMRRPIQGRGFHDEQLYIYDLELADNFIPTNHDGEVSGFIEISLSEAAARILADEFTSDAAFVTADFILRNTSAD, from the coding sequence ATGCAAAAGCTCAACAATAAGTACTCTACAAAGCTCACACCCAGCACCATCGCTGCACTAGAGGAATTACTCCAAAATACGGCAAGACCGGCTCCACCAGATTACTTGCCCATCCATTTCTTGGGCGGTTCCACAGCCGGACAAATTATTGGGCAGCTGTGCCCTGATTTCACTGGCTATTTACAAGACTCTTTAGCGAAAAACCCGATTCCCCACATTGAAATAGGCTACGATCGCCTGACTATTCACTCTACAAGACCTGTAACGCTCTCCGAGAGTCTCTCAAAAATGGCCGATCGGATGCGTCAAGGTGGGTTGATTCCAGGCTGGAGGAATGAGGATTTCGCTTGGATTGACCAAAACGGTCACGAATACTTCCGTTTAGAGCGCTCTGCCTTCCGAGCTTTTGGCTTTCGCAGCATGGCAACCCATATCAATGGCTATACCAAGTCTGGCAATCTTTGGCTTGGGAGACGCAGTGAAACTAAATCTACAGACCCTGGCCGTCTAGATAACCTAGCCGCAGGCGGTATTGGGGCAGATGAAACCCCCTGGATTAATGCCCGCAGGGAGTTATGGGAAGAAGCAGGTGTGCCAGCCCAGATTTCCGATCAAATTGAGCCCGTGGGTCGCATACATATGCGTCGCCCCATACAGGGACGGGGATTTCATGATGAGCAACTCTATATTTATGACCTAGAACTAGCGGATAACTTTATACCCACGAATCACGATGGAGAAGTCAGTGGTTTTATTGAAATCTCGCTTTCAGAGGCTGCAGCCCGCATTTTGGCTGATGAATTCACTAGTGACGCCGCCTTTGTGACTGCGGATTTCATTTTGCGCAATACCAGTGCGGACTAG
- a CDS encoding thiazole synthase has protein sequence MTAPLPNSLKTADSLVLYGETFASRLLLGTSRYPSPQVLENAVKQSNPGMITVSLRRQGTSTTEAHSGFWDLLKKMAVPVLPNTAGCHSPKEVIATAQMAREVFETNWIKLELIGDDYTLQPDTLRLVSTAETLIKDGFKVLPYCTEDLILCQRLVDVGCQAVMPWAAPIGTGQGPLNPYALKLLRDRLTVPLLVDAGLGLPSHACSVMEWGFDGVLLNTAVALADDPVAMANAFAMSVDAGRTAYLSGAMKAQQSAQASTPLVGTPFWHQS, from the coding sequence ATGACAGCACCTCTACCAAACTCTCTCAAGACGGCCGATTCTCTGGTGCTGTACGGTGAGACCTTTGCTAGTCGCTTATTGTTGGGTACCTCGCGTTATCCTTCTCCACAGGTTTTAGAAAATGCCGTGAAGCAATCCAATCCCGGAATGATTACGGTAAGCCTGCGTCGGCAAGGCACTTCTACTACAGAAGCGCATTCTGGCTTCTGGGATCTCTTAAAGAAGATGGCTGTACCGGTCTTACCGAATACTGCAGGATGTCATAGCCCAAAAGAAGTGATTGCCACTGCACAAATGGCACGTGAGGTTTTTGAAACTAACTGGATTAAGTTAGAACTGATCGGCGATGACTACACGCTGCAACCAGATACTTTGCGATTAGTATCTACAGCCGAAACCTTAATTAAAGATGGTTTTAAGGTTTTACCTTATTGCACTGAAGATTTGATCTTGTGCCAACGCTTAGTCGATGTAGGATGCCAGGCGGTGATGCCGTGGGCCGCTCCAATTGGCACAGGTCAAGGTCCTTTAAATCCGTATGCATTAAAACTTTTACGTGACCGCTTAACAGTTCCTCTTCTGGTGGATGCTGGTTTAGGTCTTCCCTCGCACGCATGTAGCGTAATGGAGTGGGGTTTTGATGGAGTTCTACTTAATACGGCTGTTGCACTAGCCGATGATCCAGTGGCGATGGCAAATGCTTTTGCCATGTCAGTCGATGCTGGTCGCACTGCCTATCTCTCTGGCGCTATGAAAGCCCAACAATCCGCCCAAGCTAGTACACCATTAGTTGGCACGCCTTTCTGGCATCAAAGTTAA
- the thiC gene encoding phosphomethylpyrimidine synthase ThiC, with translation MSDINIKSKQEIPSLKSLERDFGQKFAYPSSTKTYLEGSRPDIKAPIRMIEQLSTRVGEEMVPNPPVPVYDTSGPYSDPEIVINLEKGLPLLRKNWIEERSDTVQLAGPSSEYGVARSQDAATQNLRFAHINPPRVAKAGQNVSQMYYARKGIVTPEMEYVALRESMGLEQLRKNPEYKQLLKQHPGKSYGANLPDIVTGEFVRSEIAAGRAIIPANINHPELEPMIIGRNFRVKINGNLGNSAVTSSINEEVEKMVWSIRWGADTIMDLSTGKHIHETREWIIRNSPVPIGTVPIYQALDKTGGIAEDLTWEMFRDTLVEQAEQGVDYFTIHAGVLLRYVPLTADRITGIVSRGGSIMAKWCLAHHKENFLYTKFDEICEIMKAYDVSFSLGDGLRPGCIADSNDAAQFGELHTLGELTAKAWKHDVQVMIEGPGHVPMQRIEENMTEELKHCLEAPFYTLGPLITDIAPGYDHITSGIGAAQIGWYGTAMLCYVTPKEHLGLPDKEDVRTGIITYKIAAHGADLAKGLPGAQVRDNALSKARFEFRWEDQFNLGLDPERAREYHDATLPAEGAKIAHFCSMCGPKFCSMKITQEVRDYAATLDADGNPKSKVIPITAEASTDPQKGMEEMSAEFRKRGSEIYQ, from the coding sequence ATGAGCGATATCAACATTAAATCAAAACAAGAAATTCCTAGCTTAAAAAGCTTAGAGCGTGACTTTGGCCAAAAGTTTGCCTACCCCTCCTCTACTAAAACCTATCTAGAGGGTTCGCGTCCAGATATCAAAGCGCCTATTCGCATGATCGAGCAATTATCAACCCGCGTTGGTGAAGAAATGGTACCCAACCCTCCTGTACCGGTTTACGACACATCAGGTCCTTACAGCGATCCAGAGATCGTAATTAATCTTGAAAAAGGTTTGCCTTTATTACGTAAAAACTGGATTGAAGAGCGCAGCGACACAGTGCAATTAGCTGGACCAAGTTCTGAGTACGGCGTTGCCCGCTCACAAGATGCAGCAACGCAGAATTTACGTTTCGCTCATATCAATCCGCCGCGTGTTGCTAAAGCGGGTCAGAATGTCAGCCAAATGTATTACGCCCGTAAAGGCATCGTGACTCCTGAAATGGAATACGTTGCTCTGCGTGAATCCATGGGTCTTGAGCAATTACGCAAGAATCCAGAATACAAACAACTGCTCAAGCAGCACCCAGGCAAGAGCTATGGCGCGAATCTGCCTGACATCGTTACTGGTGAGTTCGTGCGCTCTGAAATCGCTGCTGGTCGCGCGATCATTCCAGCCAATATTAATCACCCCGAACTCGAGCCAATGATTATTGGTCGCAACTTCCGCGTGAAGATTAACGGCAACCTGGGTAACTCTGCTGTGACTTCCTCCATTAATGAAGAAGTTGAAAAAATGGTGTGGTCAATTCGTTGGGGCGCAGACACCATCATGGATCTTTCCACAGGAAAGCATATTCATGAAACCCGTGAGTGGATTATTCGCAACTCACCAGTTCCGATTGGCACAGTTCCAATTTATCAAGCGCTTGATAAAACCGGTGGTATTGCAGAAGACCTCACCTGGGAAATGTTCCGCGATACTCTAGTAGAACAAGCTGAGCAAGGTGTGGACTATTTCACTATTCATGCCGGCGTGTTGTTACGCTATGTTCCTTTAACGGCTGACCGTATTACTGGCATCGTCTCTCGTGGTGGCTCCATCATGGCGAAGTGGTGCTTGGCTCACCATAAAGAAAACTTCCTCTACACGAAGTTTGATGAGATTTGTGAAATCATGAAAGCGTATGACGTGTCATTTAGCTTGGGTGATGGCTTGCGTCCTGGTTGTATTGCTGACTCCAATGATGCCGCGCAGTTTGGCGAGTTGCACACCCTTGGTGAACTCACTGCCAAAGCCTGGAAGCATGATGTGCAAGTCATGATTGAAGGCCCTGGTCACGTGCCAATGCAGCGCATTGAAGAAAACATGACTGAAGAGTTGAAGCACTGCTTAGAGGCACCCTTCTATACTCTCGGACCATTGATTACCGATATCGCTCCTGGTTACGATCACATCACTAGTGGTATTGGTGCTGCGCAAATTGGTTGGTACGGCACAGCGATGCTATGTTATGTCACTCCAAAAGAGCATTTAGGTTTACCGGACAAAGAGGATGTCCGTACCGGCATCATCACTTATAAAATTGCAGCCCATGGTGCAGACTTGGCAAAAGGTTTACCAGGCGCTCAAGTACGTGATAACGCTTTATCCAAAGCCCGCTTTGAGTTCCGCTGGGAAGATCAATTTAATCTTGGCTTAGATCCTGAGCGTGCTCGTGAGTACCACGATGCTACTCTGCCTGCAGAAGGCGCAAAGATCGCGCACTTCTGCTCAATGTGTGGACCGAAGTTCTGCTCGATGAAAATCACACAAGAAGTGCGTGACTACGCTGCCACATTAGATGCGGATGGCAATCCTAAGTCAAAAGTGATTCCGATTACTGCAGAAGCCTCAACCGATCCACAAAAGGGTATGGAAGAAATGTCAGCTGAGTTCCGTAAACGCGGTAGCGAGATTTATCAGTAA
- a CDS encoding MFS transporter, which translates to MSTNTSSQKLTLRQVLIFGGLMVTFSMGIRHGFGLFNLPITFTNGWGRETFALTIALQNLIWGAVQPITGALADRYGALKIMIAGGVLYALGLAGMAISTDAFSFTLAGGLLIGLAQTATTYSVVYGILGRNVAPEKRVWAMGITAAAGSFGQFLMIPVEQGLLSNFGANDALLILAIMASLMIPIAFMLREPNTANLQQGSNQTIKEALREAMGNPSFRLLTLGYFVCGFQVVFIAVHLAPYLKDLSKIYPDVGAPFVATTALALIGLFNIFGTYAAGILGQRLPKRYLLSSIYIGRSLAIIAFVYMPLSPTTTYIFAAIMGFLWLSTIPLTNAIVAQIFGVKYLSMLSGLVFFSHQLGSFCGAYFGGYLFDRTGSYLIVWNIAIVLGVFAFLINLPVKERAIERLAVT; encoded by the coding sequence ATGTCCACAAACACCTCAAGTCAAAAATTAACTCTCAGACAAGTATTGATTTTTGGTGGTTTGATGGTGACATTTTCGATGGGTATACGCCATGGATTTGGACTCTTTAACCTTCCCATTACTTTTACCAATGGTTGGGGGCGAGAAACTTTTGCTCTTACTATCGCATTGCAAAATTTAATTTGGGGTGCAGTTCAACCTATCACAGGAGCATTGGCTGATCGTTACGGCGCACTCAAAATAATGATTGCCGGAGGTGTACTTTATGCATTGGGTTTAGCCGGTATGGCAATCTCCACTGATGCTTTCAGTTTTACATTGGCAGGTGGTTTGCTAATCGGTCTTGCACAAACTGCCACTACTTACAGCGTGGTGTATGGGATCTTAGGTCGTAACGTTGCTCCAGAAAAAAGAGTGTGGGCTATGGGCATCACAGCAGCTGCTGGATCATTCGGACAATTTTTAATGATTCCAGTTGAACAAGGTTTGTTATCCAATTTTGGTGCTAATGATGCGCTACTCATATTAGCGATCATGGCAAGTCTGATGATTCCAATTGCGTTTATGCTTCGCGAACCCAATACTGCGAATTTACAGCAAGGTAGCAATCAAACTATTAAAGAAGCTTTAAGAGAGGCGATGGGTAACCCCAGTTTTAGATTGCTCACTTTAGGTTATTTTGTTTGTGGTTTTCAAGTGGTGTTTATTGCAGTTCACTTAGCGCCCTACCTAAAAGATTTATCCAAGATATATCCCGATGTTGGCGCACCTTTTGTAGCCACTACCGCCCTAGCATTAATTGGCCTGTTCAATATTTTCGGAACCTATGCCGCCGGAATATTAGGGCAACGCTTGCCAAAGCGCTACCTCCTATCAAGCATCTATATCGGCAGGTCTCTGGCGATCATCGCTTTTGTTTATATGCCTTTGAGCCCAACTACTACCTATATTTTTGCAGCCATCATGGGCTTCTTGTGGCTGTCTACCATCCCACTGACTAATGCCATCGTTGCGCAGATTTTTGGCGTGAAGTACCTCTCCATGCTCTCTGGTTTGGTGTTCTTTTCTCATCAACTGGGTAGCTTCTGCGGGGCTTATTTTGGTGGCTATCTATTTGATCGCACCGGCTCTTATCTCATCGTTTGGAATATTGCGATTGTTTTAGGTGTGTTCGCATTCTTAATTAATTTACCTGTTAAAGAGCGAGCAATTGAGCGCCTTGCTGTTACATAA
- the thiS gene encoding sulfur carrier protein ThiS has translation MRIMVNQVAKEVPDQSTIDDVLILIDAKPPFAVAINYEFVPKTRHAEEVLREGDEMEVIAPVTGG, from the coding sequence ATGCGCATAATGGTGAATCAAGTTGCCAAAGAGGTTCCAGATCAGAGCACCATTGATGATGTATTGATACTTATCGATGCCAAGCCACCCTTTGCTGTTGCCATCAATTATGAATTTGTTCCAAAGACTCGGCATGCAGAAGAAGTGCTCCGTGAGGGCGATGAGATGGAAGTCATTGCACCAGTCACTGGCGGTTAA
- a CDS encoding CaiB/BaiF CoA transferase family protein — protein sequence MGALSHIRVLDLSRVLAGPWCAQNLADLGADVIKVERPGAGDDTRHWGPPFVKDSQGNDTAETAYFICINRNKRSITVDISKPEGQEIIRELAKESDVVIENYKVGDLAKYGLDYESLKKVKSDLIYCSITGFGQNGPYAHRPGYDFIIQGMGGFMSVTGEADDFEGASPQKAGVAIADIFTGMYASTAILAAVVHRDKTGQGQYIDMALLDTQIAVMANVSSAYLCSDKVPRRWGNASPIIVPYQTFPTSDGWIIVAVGNDGQFKHFVTAGGEAHLAENPLYINNPLRVENRKSLIPLLEIMTRRKTKAQWISLLEAANVPCGPINNFEEVFDNEQVKARGVQIEVPHPTAGVMKLVASPMRLSETPVEVRMAPPTLGQHTEEILRERLNLSPQAINELQTKGIT from the coding sequence ATGGGAGCCTTAAGTCATATTCGCGTTTTAGACCTTAGCCGTGTGCTTGCCGGCCCTTGGTGCGCACAAAACCTCGCCGATCTGGGTGCGGATGTCATTAAAGTGGAGCGCCCAGGCGCCGGGGACGATACCCGACACTGGGGCCCTCCATTTGTGAAGGATTCACAGGGGAATGACACAGCAGAAACAGCCTACTTTATCTGTATTAACCGCAATAAACGGTCAATTACGGTCGATATCAGTAAGCCTGAGGGTCAAGAAATCATTCGCGAGCTTGCCAAAGAGTCTGATGTTGTCATTGAAAACTACAAAGTTGGGGATCTTGCTAAGTACGGCCTAGATTATGAAAGTCTAAAAAAGGTCAAATCCGACCTGATTTATTGCTCCATTACTGGTTTTGGCCAAAATGGACCTTATGCGCATCGCCCTGGCTATGATTTCATCATCCAGGGAATGGGCGGTTTCATGAGTGTTACTGGTGAAGCTGACGATTTTGAAGGGGCTAGCCCTCAAAAGGCTGGGGTTGCAATAGCCGATATCTTTACTGGAATGTATGCCAGTACAGCTATTTTGGCTGCTGTGGTGCATCGGGATAAGACGGGTCAAGGTCAATATATCGATATGGCCCTCTTAGATACCCAAATTGCTGTAATGGCCAATGTTTCAAGTGCCTACTTATGCTCAGATAAAGTACCTCGTCGTTGGGGTAATGCCTCTCCCATTATTGTTCCGTACCAAACCTTCCCGACCTCAGACGGTTGGATTATTGTGGCAGTTGGCAATGATGGCCAATTTAAGCACTTCGTTACTGCTGGTGGCGAGGCCCATTTGGCTGAAAACCCCCTATATATAAACAATCCTTTACGCGTTGAGAATCGTAAGTCATTAATTCCATTACTAGAAATCATGACACGCCGGAAAACCAAGGCGCAGTGGATCAGCCTTTTAGAAGCGGCAAACGTCCCCTGTGGACCCATCAATAACTTTGAGGAAGTCTTTGATAATGAGCAAGTAAAGGCTCGAGGCGTACAAATTGAGGTTCCACATCCCACGGCGGGAGTGATGAAGCTCGTTGCCAGCCCAATGCGTTTGTCAGAGACCCCTGTGGAAGTCCGTATGGCGCCACCCACCTTAGGCCAGCATACTGAGGAGATTCTCCGTGAACGCTTAAACCTGAGCCCACAAGCCATTAACGAACTGCAAACAAAAGGTATTACCTAA
- the thiD gene encoding bifunctional hydroxymethylpyrimidine kinase/phosphomethylpyrimidine kinase has product MKSSTPSSVQIPKVLTIAGSDSGGGAGIQADLKVITALGGYGMTVITAITAQNTLGVTRIQDIDLDVVEAQIDAVFLDIGVDIVKIGMLASPEIVRTVASALKRHGAKTIVLDPVLRATSGASLGGDDTAQAMIKDLFPMASLITPNLEEAGLLLGREIEGVKDFKMAAEELLEMGPQAVLIKGGHLDASHTQLTDFLMWRTIEDSLEVVQSKEFKHYRVNTLNTHGTGCSLSSAIATYLADGHDLAHAVAKAISYVEAGLEKGCFLNIGEGSGPLWHMHDFYPTALPEEEGKY; this is encoded by the coding sequence ATGAAATCATCTACTCCAAGTTCTGTGCAGATCCCTAAAGTATTGACCATCGCTGGCTCCGATAGCGGTGGTGGCGCGGGCATTCAGGCTGACCTTAAAGTCATTACAGCCCTGGGTGGATACGGAATGACTGTGATCACGGCGATTACTGCCCAGAACACTTTGGGTGTGACTCGTATTCAGGACATTGACCTTGATGTGGTTGAGGCTCAGATCGACGCAGTATTTCTGGATATTGGGGTGGACATCGTCAAGATCGGTATGTTGGCCAGTCCAGAGATCGTGCGCACTGTAGCATCTGCCCTAAAGCGCCATGGAGCTAAAACAATAGTCCTAGACCCTGTATTAAGAGCTACTTCAGGTGCCAGTCTTGGCGGGGACGATACCGCTCAAGCCATGATTAAAGACTTATTTCCGATGGCAAGCTTAATCACTCCTAATTTAGAAGAAGCGGGTTTGCTCTTAGGTCGTGAGATTGAGGGAGTGAAGGATTTCAAGATGGCGGCAGAGGAGTTGCTTGAGATGGGTCCTCAGGCAGTCTTGATCAAGGGCGGACATCTAGATGCGAGCCATACTCAGCTGACAGATTTTCTGATGTGGCGAACGATTGAGGATAGTCTGGAAGTCGTTCAATCAAAAGAATTCAAGCACTATCGTGTTAACACGCTCAATACCCATGGCACTGGCTGCTCACTCTCATCTGCGATTGCGACTTATTTAGCAGATGGTCATGATCTTGCTCATGCGGTTGCTAAGGCGATTTCTTATGTTGAGGCCGGGCTAGAGAAAGGGTGCTTCTTAAATATTGGTGAGGGTTCAGGCCCTTTATGGCACATGCATGATTTTTATCCAACTGCATTGCCAGAAGAAGAGGGTAAGTATTAA